In the genome of Bacteroidota bacterium, the window CATCATGTAAATTTTATGTTGATAGGTGGCTATGCCGTAAACTACTACGGATACCATCGTACTACCGGGGACATGGATATTTGGCTGGAGCCCTCCAATGAGAATAAGGCATCGTTGCTACAAGCCTTAACCGATTTGGGATTTGATGAAAAAGGGATCAATACGGTAAGGAGTTGGGATTTTACCAAGCCTCAAAAATTTCATATCGGAAGCGATGGACAGCCGGATAAAACGGAATTTATGACCCATATTTCAGGTATAATGTTTCAAAATGCTGCTGAACAAAAAATAATTACGGACATTGATGGGCTACGTTTGCCAATGATACACTACAATAGTTTGATTCAAAATAAAAAATCAACCGGAAGGACAAAAGATTTAGCCGATGTGGAGTATTTAGAAAAAATCATGCATTTGAAAAATAAACTCAAATGATTAAACACCCTCTTTGTTTTACAATGGATAAATAATAAAAAAAGAGAAAGTTAAATGCTCCAATTCAACACCTTTTACCATATCTACAACCACGCCAATGGCGATGACAACCTTTTTCGGGAAGAAAAAAACTATCCTTTCTTTCTTGAAAAATACCATCAGCATATTGACCCGATTGCTGAAACTGTTGCTTGGTGTTTGATGCCGAACCATTTTCATTTGCTGGTAAAAATTAGAAGCGAAAAGGAGATCGTTGATAATTTTTCTTCTTCCGCCTCCGCTAACTTTTCTAAAGTTCTAAACTTTAGAAAAGTTGAAGTTCTCGAAGAAGAAAAATTAAAATTCCTCAGCAAACAGTTTTCTAATTTTTTCAGCAGTTACTCACAGGCTTTTAATAAGGTTTATAACAGGCGCGGCTCATTATTCCTCAAAAATTTCAAACGCAAAGAGATAAGCAATCAAAAATATCTCAAAACCTTGATTCTGTACATCCACCTAAACCCTGTCAAACATGGATTCACACGAGATTTGGCAGAGTGGAAATGGCACAGCTTTCAAACTTTCTTTGAGGAGCAACAAGATTTGTCAAGCGAATTATTTGACAATGAAACAGGATACAAGGAAATCCACCTCCGCAAGCAAAACTATTTTAATGAATACGAGTCGCTGGAAAACTTTCTACTGACTTAGTCCAACAGACAGTTTCAATCATGATTAAACGCACACTCTATTTTGGCAACCCTGCCTATCTCAGCCTAAGCTACAAACAACTATTAGTTAGGCTTCCCGAAGTTGAAACGAACAAAACCCTGCATGACAAATTCAAAAAAGAGGCGGAATCCCAAATCCCCATTGAAGATATTGGGCTTATCATTTTGGACAACAGCCGGATAACCATCACCCAATCCGTCATTGCAGAGCTGTTAGACAACAATGTTGCGCTGATAACCTGCGACAATTCGCACCACCCAACGGGCTTGATGTTGAATTTAGACGGAAACAGCCTGCAAGCCAAGCGCTTTATGCACCAAATAGAGTCTTCTGCACCGCTCAAAAAACAGTTGTGGCAACAAACCATCAAACAGAAAATCAACAATCAGGGCATTTTGCTTGAGAAACAAAAACACGGCAATCCGCAAATGCTGTATAATATGGCAAAGCAAGTCCGCAGCGGAGACCCCGAAAACCACGAAGGCAGAGCAGCAGCCTATTATTGGCAAAACATTTTTGGCGAGGAAAAAAAATTTCAACGCGACCGCGAGGGCAAACATCCAAACTCATGGCTCAATTACGGCTATGCCATATTGCGAGCCGGTGCCGCCCGTTCTTTAGTGGGCAGCGGATTGTTGCCCACATTGGGAATCCACCACCGCAATCAATACAACTCATACTGTCTTGCAGATGACATCATGGAACCTTACAGACCCTTTGTAGATGAATTGGTTTGTAAACTATTGCGGATATTCCCCGAATCCACAGGCGAAATTACCCCCGAAATCAAACACGCTTTGCTAGGAATTCCTGTCATAGATGTGGAAATTGGAGGCAAGAAAAGTCCTTTGATGCTTGCATTTCAAACTACTACGGCAAGTTTGTCTAAATGTTTTGAAGGAAAAGAATCCAAAATCCTTTATCCGCAAATGCTCTGAAAGAACATGAACCAATATGGCAACACAAGACCGTTTTAATGCATACAGAATCATGTGGGTATTAGTATTTTTTGATTTACCGACCGAAACAAAACAAGACAGAAAACGCTATAGTGAATTCCGCAAAAAGCTGATTGAAGATGGCTTTACGATGTTTCAGTTCAGTATTTATCTGCG includes:
- the cas1 gene encoding type II CRISPR-associated endonuclease Cas1, with product MIKRTLYFGNPAYLSLSYKQLLVRLPEVETNKTLHDKFKKEAESQIPIEDIGLIILDNSRITITQSVIAELLDNNVALITCDNSHHPTGLMLNLDGNSLQAKRFMHQIESSAPLKKQLWQQTIKQKINNQGILLEKQKHGNPQMLYNMAKQVRSGDPENHEGRAAAYYWQNIFGEEKKFQRDREGKHPNSWLNYGYAILRAGAARSLVGSGLLPTLGIHHRNQYNSYCLADDIMEPYRPFVDELVCKLLRIFPESTGEITPEIKHALLGIPVIDVEIGGKKSPLMLAFQTTTASLSKCFEGKESKILYPQML
- a CDS encoding transposase, with the protein product MLQFNTFYHIYNHANGDDNLFREEKNYPFFLEKYHQHIDPIAETVAWCLMPNHFHLLVKIRSEKEIVDNFSSSASANFSKVLNFRKVEVLEEEKLKFLSKQFSNFFSSYSQAFNKVYNRRGSLFLKNFKRKEISNQKYLKTLILYIHLNPVKHGFTRDLAEWKWHSFQTFFEEQQDLSSELFDNETGYKEIHLRKQNYFNEYESLENFLLT